Proteins encoded by one window of Lycium barbarum isolate Lr01 chromosome 11, ASM1917538v2, whole genome shotgun sequence:
- the LOC132618416 gene encoding early nodulin-like protein 4, giving the protein MDSLSFVGFFLVIFLSFICSSQGYKFYVGGKEGWVLEPSESYSHWAERNRFQVNDTIVFKYKKGSDSVLVVHKDDYFKCNKTKPIHNIKDGHSKLKLTRSGPFYFISGQDDHCEKGQKVLVVVISPNHHKGHKSPSPVTQTPSSSPVTAPTSSGSVSPAPAPAKSDAVDISSSVLLWVVSLIMATLVL; this is encoded by the exons ATGGATTCTCTTTCATTTGTGGGGTTTTTCTTAGTGATATTTTTGAGTTTTATTTGTTCATCACAAGGCTATAAGTTCTATGTTGGTGGCAAAGAAGGCTGGGTGTTAGAGCCTTCTGAATCATATAGCCATTGGGCTGAAAGAAATCGCTTTCAAGTCAATGACACTAttg TGTTCAAGTACAAGAAAGGATCAGATTCAGTTCTGGTGGTTCACAAAGACGATTACTTCAAATGTAACAAGACAAAGCCAATCCATAATATAAAAGATGGTCATTCAAAGTTGAAACTTACAAGATCAGGTCCATTCTACTTCATCAGTGGACAAGATGATCACTGTGAAAAGGGCCAAAAGGTTCTAGTTGTTGTCATTTCTCCCAATCATCACAAAGGCCATAAATCTCCAAGTCCAGTCACACAAACACCGTCAAGTTCTCCGGTTACCGCCCCGACTTCATCGGGATCTGTTTCACCGGCTCCAGCTCCGGCTAAGTCGGATGCAGTAGATATTAGTTCAAGTGTTTTGCTATGGGTCGTTAGTTTGATTATGGCAACTCTTGTTCTGTAA
- the LOC132617587 gene encoding early nodulin-like protein 3, giving the protein MDSLSFFGFLFVIFLSFLCSSQGYKFYVGGKEGWVLNPSESYSHWVGRNRFQVNDTIVFKYKKDSDSVLVVHRDDYFKCNKTKPIHNLKDGHSKLKFTRSGPFYFISGQDDHCEKGQKVLVVVISPNYHHMSHKSPVAPSPESVSPAPAPAKSSARDVSSSVLVWVFSLIMAVVFL; this is encoded by the exons ATGgattctctttccttttttggctTTTTGTTTGTGATATTTTTGAGTTTTCTATGTTCATCTCAAGGCTATAAGTTCTATGTCGGTGGCAAAGAAGGCTGGGTTTTAAACCCTTCTGAATCATATAGTCATTGGGTTGGAAGAAACCGCTTTCAAGTCAATGATACTATTG TATTCAAGTACAAGAAAGACTCAGATTCAGTTCTGGTGGTTCACAGAGATGATTATTTCAAATGCAACAAGACAAAGCCAATCCATAATCTAAAAGATGGCCATTCAAAGTTGAAATTTACAAGATCAGGCCCATTCTACTTCATCAGTGGACAAGATGATCATTGTGAAAAGGGCCAGAAGGTGTTAGTTGTTGTGATTTCTCCCAATTATCATCACATGAGCCATAAATCTCCGGTGGCACCATCACCGGAATCTGTTTCACCAGCTCCGGCTCCGGCGAAGTCATCTGCAAGGGATGTTAGTTCAAGTGTTTTGGTTTGGGTCTTTAGTTTGATTATGGCAGTTGTTTTCCTGTAA
- the LOC132619217 gene encoding uncharacterized protein LOC132619217 isoform X4 yields MEEQVKGTVTSLSSIFAVEEAQKASKRVEDTLLERQKLLNQLRHFINDNNTLINLVQRLPDQLHHDIMVPFGKAAFFPGRLIHTNELLVLLGEGHYAERTAKQTIEILNRRGKALDVQVESVKALMQDLKAEASFFDATASEAAEGLVEIREDYVEEPSPKKASTIDDEYARILSRMAELEKEEEEEEGGEEEEEAENANREELGRAGSDVSSGHVILEEEMKCSELKERGESSRFQSTEKFPDHWHVEGSKAKSKGNCLPDNLAYAKSNLTENAPTEPQAKEDVKAPIIAENKAVARPSEPRFDSSKAFTGSIIERTSDINSRERSVSRSSKPVSKFKMQRK; encoded by the exons ATGGAAGAACAAGTAAAGGGAACAGTGACGTCACTATCCTCAATATTTGCAGTAGAAGAAGCACAGAAAGCATCAAAGCGCGTGGAAGACACTCTATTGGAGCGTCAAAAACTACTAAACCAGCTCCGACATTTTATAAATGACAATAATACCCTTATTAACCTTGTTCAACGACTCCCCGACCAGCTCCACCATGATATCATG GTTCCGTTTGGTAAAGCTGCATTTTTTCCTGGACGTTTGATTCACACCAATGAATTACTG GTTCTTCTAGGAGAGGGTCATTATGCTGAAAGGACAGCGAAGCAAACAATTGAGATACTGAACAGAAGAGGGAAGGCTTTGGATGTCCAAGTGGAGTCTGTAAAGGCTTTAATGCAAGACCTTAAGGCTGAGGCCTCATTTTTTGATGCTACAGCTTCCGAGGCAGCG GAAGGTCTTGTGGAGATAAGAGAAGACTATGTTGAGGAACCTTCTCCTAAAAAGGCATCTACAATAG ATGACGAATATGCTCGCATATTATCCCGGATGGCTGAACtcgagaaggaagaagaagaagaagaaggaggagaagaagaagaagaagctgaaAATGCCAACAGAGAAGAGCTAGGTAGAGCTGGATCAGATGTCAGCTCAGGTCATGTTATCTTGGAAGAAGAAATGAAGTGTTCAGAG CTCAAGGAAAGAGGTGAATCTTCAAGATTTCAGTCCACTGAAAAGTTTCCTGATCACTGGCAT GTTGAAGGTTCAAAAGCAAAATCTAAAG GAAACTGCTTACCTGATAATCTAGCTTATGCCAAGTCCAATTTGACTGAGAATGCTCCGACAGAACCTCAAGCGAAAGAGGATGTTAAGGCTCCTATTATAGCTGAAAACAAA GCTGTTGCTCGTCCCTCAGAACCACGATTCGACAGCAGTAAG GCTTTTACTGGCAGCATCATAGAACGCACAAGTGATATTAATTCAAGGGAGCGATCTGTCAGTCGCAGCTCAAAGCCAGTATCGAAGTTCAAAATGCAGAGGAAGTAG
- the LOC132619217 gene encoding uncharacterized protein LOC132619217 isoform X3 — protein MEEQVKGTVTSLSSIFAVEEAQKASKRVEDTLLERQKLLNQLRHFINDNNTLINLVQRLPDQLHHDIMVPFGKAAFFPGRLIHTNELLVLLGEGHYAERTAKQTIEILNRRGKALDVQVESVKALMQDLKAEASFFDATASEAAEGLVEIREDYVEEPSPKKASTIDVSRVEDDEYARILSRMAELEKEEEEEEGGEEEEEAENANREELGRAGSDVSSGHVILEEEMKCSELKERGESSRFQSTEKFPDHWHVEGSKAKSKGNCLPDNLAYAKSNLTENAPTEPQAKEDVKAPIIAENKAVARPSEPRFDSSKAFTGSIIERTSDINSRERSVSRSSKPVSKFKMQRK, from the exons ATGGAAGAACAAGTAAAGGGAACAGTGACGTCACTATCCTCAATATTTGCAGTAGAAGAAGCACAGAAAGCATCAAAGCGCGTGGAAGACACTCTATTGGAGCGTCAAAAACTACTAAACCAGCTCCGACATTTTATAAATGACAATAATACCCTTATTAACCTTGTTCAACGACTCCCCGACCAGCTCCACCATGATATCATG GTTCCGTTTGGTAAAGCTGCATTTTTTCCTGGACGTTTGATTCACACCAATGAATTACTG GTTCTTCTAGGAGAGGGTCATTATGCTGAAAGGACAGCGAAGCAAACAATTGAGATACTGAACAGAAGAGGGAAGGCTTTGGATGTCCAAGTGGAGTCTGTAAAGGCTTTAATGCAAGACCTTAAGGCTGAGGCCTCATTTTTTGATGCTACAGCTTCCGAGGCAGCG GAAGGTCTTGTGGAGATAAGAGAAGACTATGTTGAGGAACCTTCTCCTAAAAAGGCATCTACAATAG ATGTATCTCGTGTTGAAGATGACGAATATGCTCGCATATTATCCCGGATGGCTGAACtcgagaaggaagaagaagaagaagaaggaggagaagaagaagaagaagctgaaAATGCCAACAGAGAAGAGCTAGGTAGAGCTGGATCAGATGTCAGCTCAGGTCATGTTATCTTGGAAGAAGAAATGAAGTGTTCAGAG CTCAAGGAAAGAGGTGAATCTTCAAGATTTCAGTCCACTGAAAAGTTTCCTGATCACTGGCAT GTTGAAGGTTCAAAAGCAAAATCTAAAG GAAACTGCTTACCTGATAATCTAGCTTATGCCAAGTCCAATTTGACTGAGAATGCTCCGACAGAACCTCAAGCGAAAGAGGATGTTAAGGCTCCTATTATAGCTGAAAACAAA GCTGTTGCTCGTCCCTCAGAACCACGATTCGACAGCAGTAAG GCTTTTACTGGCAGCATCATAGAACGCACAAGTGATATTAATTCAAGGGAGCGATCTGTCAGTCGCAGCTCAAAGCCAGTATCGAAGTTCAAAATGCAGAGGAAGTAG
- the LOC132619216 gene encoding switch 2 codes for MSLNTFKESLIPCSNQSFSQSSSISYNFETKSVNPRKPPKSSLSQQLLRLEDHTSLLQNQPQTPKKQNHFDLKKKYEEEEEEEIEEKIIGFGRPKLDSLLLDQAGPYEPLVLSSPGVNPVVQVPASINCRLLEHQREGVKFLYRLYHNNHGGVLGDDMGLGKTIQSIAFLAAVFGKDGDIPESTVSKEHLRTRGPVLIVCPSSLIHNWEIEFSKWATFSVCIYHGPNRDLMIDKLEARGVEILITSFDTYRIHGRILSDIEWEIVIVDEAHRLKNEKSKLYEACLAIKTHKRYGLTGTIMQNRLMELFNLFDWVTPGCLGTREHFREFYEEPLKHGQRSSAPDKFVRVADERKQHLVSVLRKYLLRRTKEETIGHLMLGKEDNVVFCAMSELQKRVYQRMLLLPDVQCLINKELPCSCGSPLKQVECCRRTAPDGAIWPYLHKDNPDGCEQCPFCLVLPCLVKLQQISNHLELIKPNPRDDLDKQRKDAEFAAAVFGKDIDLVGGNTQNKSFLGLSNVEHCGKMRALEKLMSSWVSQSDKILLFSYSVRMLDILEKFIIRKGYGFSRLDGSTPTSLRQSLVDDFNSSPSKQVFLLSTKAGGLGLNLVSANRVVIFDPNWNPAHDLQAQDRSFRFGQKRHVVVFRLLAAGSLEELVYTRQVYKQQLSNIAVSGNMEKRYFEGVQDCKGFQGELFGICNLFRDLSDKLFTSEIIELHEKKRKEDGTDSKQDLNVLGMYFVPEKEITTSLVGAESSKHKEEERTTAAPVLEDVGIVYAHRYEDIVNLGPAKIKEKKGATMHFDYSLHQPKFSTVGKRKSDTITGKENVGTVNAIKMRKKSQYSLLARFMGMEEVQFSNWLLSATPAEREKVLKDYRKRKEKIPNG; via the exons ATGTCTCTAAACACTTTCAAAGAATCACTAATACCCTGTTCAAATCAATCATTTTCACAATCTTCATCAATCTCCTATAATTTTGAGACAAAATCTGTAAACCCTAGAAAACCCCCAAAATCTTCTTTATCTCAACAGCTTTTACGCCTTGAAGATCACACTTCTTTGCTTCAAAACCAACCCCAAACACCCAAAAAACAGAATCATTTTGATTTGAAGAAAAAAtatgaagaggaagaagaagaagaaatagaagaaaagataATTGGGTTTGGTAGGCCAAAGTTGGATTCTTTATTGTTAGATCAAGCTGGACCTTATGAGCCTTTGGTTTTGTCTTCACCTGGTGTAAATCCTGTTGTTCAG GTTCCAGCATCTATAAACTGTAGGCTTTTGGAGCATCAACGAGAAGGAGTGAAATTTTTGTATAGATTGTATCACAATAATCATGGAGGTGTTCTTGGAGATGATAT GGGACTTGGTAAGACCATCCAAAGCATCGCATTCTTAGCTGCTGTGTTTGGTAAGGATGGGGATATACCAGAATCAACAGTCTCGAAGGAACACCTAAGAACAAGGGGCCCTGTACTTATAGTTTGTCCCTCTTCTTTGATCCACAACTGGGAAATCGAGTTTTCCAAGTGGGCAACATTTAGTGTTTGCATTTATCACGGGCCAAACCGTGATTTAATGATCGACAAACTAGAAGCACGTGGCGTGGAGATACTTATAACAAGTTTTGATACGTACAGAATCCATGGAAGAATTTTATCAGATATTGAATGGGAGATTGTGATTGTTGATGAGGCACATCGACTTAAGAATGAGAAATCAAAACTGTACGAGGCATGTTTAGCAATTAAGACCCACAAACGTTATGGTCTTACAGGAACAATAATGCAGAATAGATTAATGGAATTGTTCAATCTGTTTGACTGGGTGACGCCTGGTTGCCTGGGGACTCGTGAACACTTCCGAGAGTTTTACGAGGAGCCCCTTAAACATGGACAGAGATCAAGTGCTCCAGATAAATTTGTTCGAGTTGCTGATGAGCGGAAACAACACTTAGTATCAGTTTTGCGCAAATATTTGTTAAGAAGGACAAAAGAAGAAACTATTGGACATCTCATGTTAGGGAAGGAAGATAATGTTGTTTTTTGCGCCATGAGCGAACTGCAAAAACGGGTTTATCAGAGGATGCTACTGTTACCTGATGTACAATGCCTTATCAATAAGGAACTCCCTTGTAGTTGCGGAAGCCCTCTCAAGCAAGTTGAATGTTGCAGAAGGACCGCTCCAGATGGTGCCATCTGGCCTTACCTTCACAAGGACAATCCAGATGGTTGTGAACAATGCCCTTTTTGCCTCGTTCTTCCTTGTCTCGTCAAGCTCCAGCAG atAAGCAATCACTTGGAGCTTATCAAGCCTAATCCAAGGGATGATCTAGATAAACAAAGAAAAGATGCAGAATTTGCTGCTGCTGTATTTGGTAAGGACATTGATTTGGTTGGAGGGAATACTCAAAATAAGAGTTTTTTGGGCTTAAGTAATGTTGAACATTGCGGGAAAATGAGAGCGTTGGAGAAACTAATGTCCTCTTGGGTTTCACAAAGTGACAAGATTCTTCTTTTCAGCTATTCTGTAAG GATGCTGGACATACTTGAGAAATTTATTATACGCAAGGGCTATGGTTTTTCAAGACTTGATGGTTCTACCCCAACTAGCTTGCGCCAGTCTCTAGTCGATGATTTCAACTCTAGTCCAAGCAAACAG GTATTcctattatcaacaaaagctggTGGCCTCGGCCTCAACCTTGTTAGCGCGAATCGGGTAGTGATATTTGATCCAAACTGGAATCCTGCCCACGATTTGCAGGCCCAGGACAGGTCATTTCGATTTGGACAGAAGCGCCACGTTGTTGTTTTCCGCCTACTTGCAGCTGGTTCTCTCGAAGAACTTGTTTACACTCGTCAGGTCTACAAACAGCAGTTATCAAACATAGCTGTTTCTGGAAATATGGAAAAACGCTATTTCGAGGGAGTTCAG GATTGTAAGGGGTTCCAAGGTGAGCTATTTGGAATCTGCAATCTTTTCAGAGATTTATCTGACAAGCTCTTCACTAGTGAGATCATTGAATTGcacgaaaagaaaagaaaggaagatGGAACTGATTCAAAGCAGGATTTGAATGTACTTGGGATGTATTTTGTTCCTGAGAAAGAAATAACTACATCTTTAGTGGGAGCTGAAAGCAGTAAACATAAAGAAGAGGAGCGCACAACTGCTGCTCCAGTGCTTGAAGACGTCG GTATTGTATATGCTCATCGATATGAAGACATTGTTAACCTTGGACCGGCAAAGATCAAAGAGAAGAAAGGAGCGACCATGCATTTCGATTACTCTCTGCATCAGCCAAAGTTTTCGACTGTTGGGAAGAGGAAATCTGACACCATAACTGGGAAGGAGAATGTAGGAACTGTCAATGCTATAAAGATGCGCAAAAAGAGCCAGTATAGCCTCCTTGCCCGATTCATGGGTATGGAAGAGGTTCAGTTTAGCAACTGGCTCTTATCTGCTACACCAGCAGAGCGTGAAAAAGTTCTTAAAGACTATCGTAAGAGAAAGGAGAAGATTCCTAACGgttga
- the LOC132619217 gene encoding uncharacterized protein LOC132619217 isoform X1, translating to MEEQVKGTVTSLSSIFAVEEAQKASKRVEDTLLERQKLLNQLRHFINDNNTLINLVQRLPDQLHHDIMVPFGKAAFFPGRLIHTNELLVLLGEGHYAERTAKQTIEILNRRGKALDVQVESVKALMQDLKAEASFFDATASEAAEGLVEIREDYVEEPSPKKASTIGIVKPELPIFSEAEDVSRVEDDEYARILSRMAELEKEEEEEEGGEEEEEAENANREELGRAGSDVSSGHVILEEEMKCSELKERGESSRFQSTEKFPDHWHVEGSKAKSKGNCLPDNLAYAKSNLTENAPTEPQAKEDVKAPIIAENKAVARPSEPRFDSSKAFTGSIIERTSDINSRERSVSRSSKPVSKFKMQRK from the exons ATGGAAGAACAAGTAAAGGGAACAGTGACGTCACTATCCTCAATATTTGCAGTAGAAGAAGCACAGAAAGCATCAAAGCGCGTGGAAGACACTCTATTGGAGCGTCAAAAACTACTAAACCAGCTCCGACATTTTATAAATGACAATAATACCCTTATTAACCTTGTTCAACGACTCCCCGACCAGCTCCACCATGATATCATG GTTCCGTTTGGTAAAGCTGCATTTTTTCCTGGACGTTTGATTCACACCAATGAATTACTG GTTCTTCTAGGAGAGGGTCATTATGCTGAAAGGACAGCGAAGCAAACAATTGAGATACTGAACAGAAGAGGGAAGGCTTTGGATGTCCAAGTGGAGTCTGTAAAGGCTTTAATGCAAGACCTTAAGGCTGAGGCCTCATTTTTTGATGCTACAGCTTCCGAGGCAGCG GAAGGTCTTGTGGAGATAAGAGAAGACTATGTTGAGGAACCTTCTCCTAAAAAGGCATCTACAATAG GCATCGTGAAACCTGAGCTTCCTATTTTTTCTGAAGCTGAAGATGTATCTCGTGTTGAAGATGACGAATATGCTCGCATATTATCCCGGATGGCTGAACtcgagaaggaagaagaagaagaagaaggaggagaagaagaagaagaagctgaaAATGCCAACAGAGAAGAGCTAGGTAGAGCTGGATCAGATGTCAGCTCAGGTCATGTTATCTTGGAAGAAGAAATGAAGTGTTCAGAG CTCAAGGAAAGAGGTGAATCTTCAAGATTTCAGTCCACTGAAAAGTTTCCTGATCACTGGCAT GTTGAAGGTTCAAAAGCAAAATCTAAAG GAAACTGCTTACCTGATAATCTAGCTTATGCCAAGTCCAATTTGACTGAGAATGCTCCGACAGAACCTCAAGCGAAAGAGGATGTTAAGGCTCCTATTATAGCTGAAAACAAA GCTGTTGCTCGTCCCTCAGAACCACGATTCGACAGCAGTAAG GCTTTTACTGGCAGCATCATAGAACGCACAAGTGATATTAATTCAAGGGAGCGATCTGTCAGTCGCAGCTCAAAGCCAGTATCGAAGTTCAAAATGCAGAGGAAGTAG
- the LOC132619217 gene encoding uncharacterized protein LOC132619217 isoform X2, giving the protein MEEQVKGTVTSLSSIFAVEEAQKASKRVEDTLLERQKLLNQLRHFINDNNTLINLVQRLPDQLHHDIMVPFGKAAFFPGRLIHTNELLVLLGEGHYAERTAKQTIEILNRRGKALDVQVESVKALMQDLKAEASFFDATASEAAEGLVEIREDYVEEPSPKKASTIAEDVSRVEDDEYARILSRMAELEKEEEEEEGGEEEEEAENANREELGRAGSDVSSGHVILEEEMKCSELKERGESSRFQSTEKFPDHWHVEGSKAKSKGNCLPDNLAYAKSNLTENAPTEPQAKEDVKAPIIAENKAVARPSEPRFDSSKAFTGSIIERTSDINSRERSVSRSSKPVSKFKMQRK; this is encoded by the exons ATGGAAGAACAAGTAAAGGGAACAGTGACGTCACTATCCTCAATATTTGCAGTAGAAGAAGCACAGAAAGCATCAAAGCGCGTGGAAGACACTCTATTGGAGCGTCAAAAACTACTAAACCAGCTCCGACATTTTATAAATGACAATAATACCCTTATTAACCTTGTTCAACGACTCCCCGACCAGCTCCACCATGATATCATG GTTCCGTTTGGTAAAGCTGCATTTTTTCCTGGACGTTTGATTCACACCAATGAATTACTG GTTCTTCTAGGAGAGGGTCATTATGCTGAAAGGACAGCGAAGCAAACAATTGAGATACTGAACAGAAGAGGGAAGGCTTTGGATGTCCAAGTGGAGTCTGTAAAGGCTTTAATGCAAGACCTTAAGGCTGAGGCCTCATTTTTTGATGCTACAGCTTCCGAGGCAGCG GAAGGTCTTGTGGAGATAAGAGAAGACTATGTTGAGGAACCTTCTCCTAAAAAGGCATCTACAATAG CTGAAGATGTATCTCGTGTTGAAGATGACGAATATGCTCGCATATTATCCCGGATGGCTGAACtcgagaaggaagaagaagaagaagaaggaggagaagaagaagaagaagctgaaAATGCCAACAGAGAAGAGCTAGGTAGAGCTGGATCAGATGTCAGCTCAGGTCATGTTATCTTGGAAGAAGAAATGAAGTGTTCAGAG CTCAAGGAAAGAGGTGAATCTTCAAGATTTCAGTCCACTGAAAAGTTTCCTGATCACTGGCAT GTTGAAGGTTCAAAAGCAAAATCTAAAG GAAACTGCTTACCTGATAATCTAGCTTATGCCAAGTCCAATTTGACTGAGAATGCTCCGACAGAACCTCAAGCGAAAGAGGATGTTAAGGCTCCTATTATAGCTGAAAACAAA GCTGTTGCTCGTCCCTCAGAACCACGATTCGACAGCAGTAAG GCTTTTACTGGCAGCATCATAGAACGCACAAGTGATATTAATTCAAGGGAGCGATCTGTCAGTCGCAGCTCAAAGCCAGTATCGAAGTTCAAAATGCAGAGGAAGTAG